The Triticum aestivum cultivar Chinese Spring chromosome 3A, IWGSC CS RefSeq v2.1, whole genome shotgun sequence genome includes a region encoding these proteins:
- the LOC123058209 gene encoding uncharacterized protein — MVAVDPKALPSAEAVNHQFTVVIDGAETTIHEGVLRCNGGTLTVVSPGVLEVSRLQHVVVRGGGGGDVRFARCSFAAAEACGAVSFHRCDAVRVDGAGEVAVRRCKSAAVERAGTVSIRRCKGAARVHGAGELRLGRCREADVGNCSDVALGRCREARADWCGSLGVARCRSADVSRCGAVRVDRCGDANVASCGSVMVRRGKVNMVEAHQPLQGWQEQPLCQKAEPADPVPMEIMSK; from the coding sequence ATGGTGGCCGTCGACCCGAAAGCCCTTCCCTCCGCCGAAGCCGTGAATCACCAGTTCACCGTGGTCATCGACGGCGCCGAGACGACCATCCACGAGGGCGTGCTCCGGTGCAACGGCGGCACGCTCACCGTTGTCAGCCCAGGCGTCCTCGAGGTCAGCAGGCTGCAGCACGtggtcgtgcgcggcggcggcggcggcgacgtgcgCTTCGCCCGGTGCAGCTTCGCGGCGGCAGAGGCCTGCGGCGCCGTGTCCTTCCACAGGTGCGACGCGGTGCGCGTCGACGGGGCCGGGGAAGTCGCCGTGCGGCGGTGCAAGTCCGCGGCCGTGGAGCGCGCGGGCACGGTGAGCATCCGGAGGTGCAAGGGCGCCGCGCGCGTGCACGGCGCCGGGGAGCTGCGCCTCGGGCGGTGCCGGGAGGCGGACGTGGGCAACTGCTCCGACGTGGCGCTGGGGCGGTGTCGCGAGGCGCGCGCCGACTGGTGCGGCTCGCTCGGCGTCGCGCGGTGCCGGTCGGCGGACGTTAGCCGCTGCGGCGCCGTGCGCGTCGACCGGTGCGGCGACGCGAACGTGGCGAGCTGCGGGAGCGTGATGGTGCGACGCGGCAAGGTGAACATGGTGGAGGCGCATCAGCCACTGCAGGGTTGGCAGGAGCAGCCCCTGTGTCAGAAAGCAGAGCCAGCCGACCCAGTGCCCATGGAAATCATGAGCAAGTGA